The following proteins are encoded in a genomic region of Pyxicephalus adspersus chromosome 9, UCB_Pads_2.0, whole genome shotgun sequence:
- the TNNT3 gene encoding troponin T, fast skeletal muscle isoform X2 → MSDTEEVDQVEEEKPKPKLTAPKIPDGEKVDFDDIQKKRQNKDLIELQSLIDQHFEARKKEEEELIGLKERIEKRRAERSEQQRIRAEKEKERQNRLAEEKARREEQDALRRAEDDMKKKKALSSMGATYSSYLAKADQKRGKKQTAREQKKKILADRRKALNIDHMNEDKLRDKAKELWDWLYQLESEKFEFGEKLKKQKYEITTLHRRVEELSKFSKKAAGGGKGKVGGRWK, encoded by the exons ATGTCTGACACAGAGGAAGT TGATCAGGTGGAGG AAGAGAAGCCAAAACCCAA ACTCACAGCACCTAAAATCCCAGATGGAGAGAAAGTAGACTTTGAT gatATCCAGAAGAAAAGACAGAACAAGGACTTGATTGAGTTGCAGTCACTGATCGATCAACACTTTGAGGCTcgcaagaaggaagaagaagagctTATTGGATTGAAAGAAAGAATT GAGAAGCGTAGAGCCGAGAGATCTGAACAGCAGAGGATCAGAGCAGAGAAGGAGAAGGAACGTCAGAACAGACTTGCT GAGGAGAAGGCAAGAAGAGAGGAACAGGATGCCCTGAGACGTGCTGAGGATGACATGAAGAAGAAGAAGGCTCTGTCTTCTATGGGAGCCACATACAGCAGCTACCTGGCCAAG GCTGACCAGAAGAGAGGCAAGAAGCAGACAGCCCGTGAGCAGAAGAAGAAGATTCTGGCAGATCGTCGCAAGGCTCTGAATATTGACCACATGAATGAGGACAAACTCAG GGACAAGGCTAAGGAGCTGTGGGACTGGCTGTACCAGCTCGAGTCCGAGAAGTTTGAGTTTGGAGAGAAGCTCAAGAAACAGAAATACGAG ATTACGACCCTGCACAGGAGAGTAGAGGAACTCTCTAAGTT CAGCAAGAAGGCAGCTGGAGGAGGCAAAGGAAAAGTTGGGGGACGCTGGAAGTAA
- the TNNT3 gene encoding troponin T, fast skeletal muscle isoform X1, producing the protein MSDTEEVDQVEEEKPKPKLTAPKIPDGEKVDFDDIQKKRQNKDLIELQSLIDQHFEARKKEEEELIGLKERIEKRRAERSEQQRIRAEKEKERQNRLAEEKARREEQDALRRAEDDMKKKKALSSMGATYSSYLAKADQKRGKKQTAREQKKKILADRRKALNIDHMNEDKLRDKAKELWDWLYQLESEKFEFGEKLKKQKYEVTTLRNRIDQLQKHSKKAAGGGKGKVGGRWK; encoded by the exons ATGTCTGACACAGAGGAAGT TGATCAGGTGGAGG AAGAGAAGCCAAAACCCAA ACTCACAGCACCTAAAATCCCAGATGGAGAGAAAGTAGACTTTGAT gatATCCAGAAGAAAAGACAGAACAAGGACTTGATTGAGTTGCAGTCACTGATCGATCAACACTTTGAGGCTcgcaagaaggaagaagaagagctTATTGGATTGAAAGAAAGAATT GAGAAGCGTAGAGCCGAGAGATCTGAACAGCAGAGGATCAGAGCAGAGAAGGAGAAGGAACGTCAGAACAGACTTGCT GAGGAGAAGGCAAGAAGAGAGGAACAGGATGCCCTGAGACGTGCTGAGGATGACATGAAGAAGAAGAAGGCTCTGTCTTCTATGGGAGCCACATACAGCAGCTACCTGGCCAAG GCTGACCAGAAGAGAGGCAAGAAGCAGACAGCCCGTGAGCAGAAGAAGAAGATTCTGGCAGATCGTCGCAAGGCTCTGAATATTGACCACATGAATGAGGACAAACTCAG GGACAAGGCTAAGGAGCTGTGGGACTGGCTGTACCAGCTCGAGTCCGAGAAGTTTGAGTTTGGAGAGAAGCTCAAGAAACAGAAATACGAG GTTACTACCCTCAGGAACCGTATCGATCAGCTGCAGAAACA CAGCAAGAAGGCAGCTGGAGGAGGCAAAGGAAAAGTTGGGGGACGCTGGAAGTAA